One region of Sus scrofa isolate TJ Tabasco breed Duroc chromosome 3, Sscrofa11.1, whole genome shotgun sequence genomic DNA includes:
- the CENPA gene encoding histone H3-like centromeric protein A isoform X1 has protein sequence MGPRRRRRKPETPRRRPASPAPAAPRRGPPLGPRRHRVLREIRILQKSTHLLLRKNPFCRLAREICVQFTRGVDFNWQAQALLALQEAAEAFLVHLFEDAYLLSLHAGRVTLFPKDIQLARRIRGIQEGLG, from the exons ATGGGCCCGCGCCGCCGGAGACGCAAGCCCGAAACTCCACGGAGGCGCCCCGCGAGCCCGGCTCCCGCCGCCCCCCGGCGGGGCCCCCCCTTAG GTCCCCGGAGACACCGCGTTCTGAGGGAGATCCGAATTCTTCAGAAGAGCACGCACCTGTTGTTAAGGAAGAACCCCTTCTGCCGCCTG GCACGAGAAATATGTGTTCAGTTCACTCGTGGTGTGGATTTCAATTGGCAAGCCCAGGCCCTGCTGGCCCTACAAGAG gcGGCAGAAGCGTTTCTCGTTCATCTCTTTGAGGACGCCTACCTCCTCTCCCTGCACGCCGGCCGCGTGACTCTCTTCCCCAAGGACATCCAGCTGGCCAGGAGGATCCGGGGCATTCAGGAAGGGCTCGGCTGA
- the CENPA gene encoding histone H3-like centromeric protein A isoform X2, whose protein sequence is MGPRRRRRKPETPRRRPASPAPAAPRRGPPLGPRRHRVLREIRILQKSTHLLLRKNPFCRLAAEAFLVHLFEDAYLLSLHAGRVTLFPKDIQLARRIRGIQEGLG, encoded by the exons ATGGGCCCGCGCCGCCGGAGACGCAAGCCCGAAACTCCACGGAGGCGCCCCGCGAGCCCGGCTCCCGCCGCCCCCCGGCGGGGCCCCCCCTTAG GTCCCCGGAGACACCGCGTTCTGAGGGAGATCCGAATTCTTCAGAAGAGCACGCACCTGTTGTTAAGGAAGAACCCCTTCTGCCGCCTG gcGGCAGAAGCGTTTCTCGTTCATCTCTTTGAGGACGCCTACCTCCTCTCCCTGCACGCCGGCCGCGTGACTCTCTTCCCCAAGGACATCCAGCTGGCCAGGAGGATCCGGGGCATTCAGGAAGGGCTCGGCTGA
- the SLC35F6 gene encoding solute carrier family 35 member F6 isoform X1 — MAWTKYQLFLAGLMLVTGSINTLSAKWADNFVAQGCGGSQAHSFQHPFLQAVGMFLGEFSCLAAFYLLQCRAAGHPDTSADPQQPFNPLLFLPPALCDMTGTSIMYVALNMTSASSFQMLRGAVIIFTGLFSVAFLGRRLVLSQWLGILATIAGLVVVGLADLLSKHDSQHKLSEVITGDLLIIMAQIIVSIQMVLEEKFVYKHNVHPLRAVGTEGLFGFVILSLLLVPMYYIPAGSFSGNPRGTLEDVLDAFCQVGRQPLIAVALLGNISSIAFFNFAGISVTKELSATTRMVLDSLRTIVIWALSLALGWEAFHPLQILGFLILLTGTALYNGLHRPLLARLSRGRPLAEEGEHERLLGGSRTAINDAS, encoded by the exons GTGGGCGGACAACTTCGTGGCCCAAGGGTGCGGAGGAAGCCAGGCACACAGCTTCCAGCATCCCTTCCTCCAG GCAGTGGGCATGTTCCTGGGGGAGTTCTCCTGCCTGGCCGCCTTCTACCTGCTGCAGTGCAGGGCTGCGGGCCACCCAGACACCAGCGCGGATCCCCAGCAGCCCTTCAACCCCCTTCTtttcctgcccccagccctctgcGACATGACCGGGACCAGCATCATGTATGTGG CCTTGAACATGACCAGTGCCTCCAGCTTCCAGATGCTGCGGGGAGCAGTGATCATATTCACAGGCCTCTTCTCGGTGGCCTTCCTGGGACGGAGGCTGGTGCTGAGCCAGTGGCTGGGCATCCTCGCCACCATCGCAGGGCTGGTGGTTGTGGGCCTGGCTGACCTCCTGAGCAAGCACGACAGTCAGCACAAGCTCAGCGAGGTGATCAcag GGGACCTGCTGATCATCATGGCCCAGATCATCGTCTCCATCCAGATGGTGCTCGAGGAGAAGTTCGTCTACAAACACAACGTGCACCCGCTGCGGGCAGTCGGCACCGAGG gcctcTTCGGCTTCGTGATCCTCTCCCTGCTGCTGGTCCCCATGTACTACATCCCCGCCGGCTCCTTCAGTGGCAACCCTCGCGGGACGCTGGAGGACGTGCTGGATGCCTTCTGCCAGGTGGGCCGGCAGCCGCTCATCGCCGTGGCGCTGCTGGGCAACATCAGCAGCATCGCCTTCTTCAACTTTGCGGGCATCAGCGTCACCAAGGAGCTGAGCGCCACCACCCGCATGGTGCTGGACAGCCTGCGTACCATCGTCATCTGGGCACTGAGCCTGGCACTGGGCTGGGAGGCCTTCCACCCGCTGCAGATCCTCGGCTTCCTCATCCTCCTGACGGGCACCGCCCTCTACAATGGGCTGCACCGCCCGCTGCTGGCCCGTCTGTCCAGGGGCCGGCCCCTGGCAGAGGAGGGCGAGCACGAGAGACTGCTAGGGGGCTCTCGGACTGCCATCAACGATGCCAGCTGA
- the SLC35F6 gene encoding solute carrier family 35 member F6 isoform X2 translates to MFLGEFSCLAAFYLLQCRAAGHPDTSADPQQPFNPLLFLPPALCDMTGTSIMYVALNMTSASSFQMLRGAVIIFTGLFSVAFLGRRLVLSQWLGILATIAGLVVVGLADLLSKHDSQHKLSEVITGDLLIIMAQIIVSIQMVLEEKFVYKHNVHPLRAVGTEGLFGFVILSLLLVPMYYIPAGSFSGNPRGTLEDVLDAFCQVGRQPLIAVALLGNISSIAFFNFAGISVTKELSATTRMVLDSLRTIVIWALSLALGWEAFHPLQILGFLILLTGTALYNGLHRPLLARLSRGRPLAEEGEHERLLGGSRTAINDAS, encoded by the exons ATGTTCCTGGGGGAGTTCTCCTGCCTGGCCGCCTTCTACCTGCTGCAGTGCAGGGCTGCGGGCCACCCAGACACCAGCGCGGATCCCCAGCAGCCCTTCAACCCCCTTCTtttcctgcccccagccctctgcGACATGACCGGGACCAGCATCATGTATGTGG CCTTGAACATGACCAGTGCCTCCAGCTTCCAGATGCTGCGGGGAGCAGTGATCATATTCACAGGCCTCTTCTCGGTGGCCTTCCTGGGACGGAGGCTGGTGCTGAGCCAGTGGCTGGGCATCCTCGCCACCATCGCAGGGCTGGTGGTTGTGGGCCTGGCTGACCTCCTGAGCAAGCACGACAGTCAGCACAAGCTCAGCGAGGTGATCAcag GGGACCTGCTGATCATCATGGCCCAGATCATCGTCTCCATCCAGATGGTGCTCGAGGAGAAGTTCGTCTACAAACACAACGTGCACCCGCTGCGGGCAGTCGGCACCGAGG gcctcTTCGGCTTCGTGATCCTCTCCCTGCTGCTGGTCCCCATGTACTACATCCCCGCCGGCTCCTTCAGTGGCAACCCTCGCGGGACGCTGGAGGACGTGCTGGATGCCTTCTGCCAGGTGGGCCGGCAGCCGCTCATCGCCGTGGCGCTGCTGGGCAACATCAGCAGCATCGCCTTCTTCAACTTTGCGGGCATCAGCGTCACCAAGGAGCTGAGCGCCACCACCCGCATGGTGCTGGACAGCCTGCGTACCATCGTCATCTGGGCACTGAGCCTGGCACTGGGCTGGGAGGCCTTCCACCCGCTGCAGATCCTCGGCTTCCTCATCCTCCTGACGGGCACCGCCCTCTACAATGGGCTGCACCGCCCGCTGCTGGCCCGTCTGTCCAGGGGCCGGCCCCTGGCAGAGGAGGGCGAGCACGAGAGACTGCTAGGGGGCTCTCGGACTGCCATCAACGATGCCAGCTGA